A segment of the Hemicordylus capensis ecotype Gifberg chromosome 6, rHemCap1.1.pri, whole genome shotgun sequence genome:
tcgattgttgaaatgtttaatctttttattagttgtttttattgccttgttgcaaaccacccagaaacttgcattttggatggtatacaaatgtgttaaataaaataaaataaaataagataaaataaaataaaataaaaatgacctCAATATGAAGTTATTTTAAAGATTAGATCACTTTATTTTCTGtatttgtgtggtgtgtgtgtgtttattaaaCATGTTTATGACCTAATAcaccaatttttttttcatttatgcAGATTTTAGGCTTGTTGAATAAGTGCATGGAAAATCAAACCATAATAACAGAGTTTATACTCTTGGGACTTTCGGGTGATCCACGGTTACAGATATTTCTCTTCTTTGTGTTTCTAATAATTTATGCCATGACGATATTAGGGAACTTGGTGATAATGCTGGTAATTTGGATTAAATCCACCCTTCATACACCCATGTTCTTCTTTCTGAGTCATCTAGCCTTTGTGGATATCTGTTATTCATCTGTCACTGTCCCCAAAATGCTAGAAAACTTCATAGCAAAGCATAAAACCATTTCCTGGGAAGGATGCATTCTACagatcttcttctttttccaggCTGCTTGTGCAGAAGTTTTCATTCTCTCAGCAATGGCGTATGACCGATATGTTGCTATATGTGACCCATTGCATTATACCACAATCATGAAAAAGGAAATCTGCAGACAGCTGGTGGGTGGGGCTTGGGTAATGGGTTTCCTTTATGCTGTGATAAATGCACTGCCTTTGTTAAAACTGCATTTTTGTCAGTACAATATAATCCGCCACTATAGCTGTGAAATTCCTTCCCTCTTGCTCTTATCCTGTGATAAGACTCTCATAAATTATGTAATACTTCTTGCCTCCAGTTTTCTCTTTGGTTTAACCTCCTTCCTCTTCACCCTTTTATCCTATATTTACATCATCTCTACCATCCTGAAAATTCACTCAGCAAAAGGGAGGAGCAAAGCCTTTTCCACCTGCAGCTCCCATCTCATGGTTGTGGTTTTATTCTACGGGACTGGTTATCTTCACTATCTGAAGCCCAGCTCATCATCTTCCGTAATTCTTGATCAACTCTTTTCCATCCAATATAGCATTTCTACACCCATGTTAAACCCCATTATATACAGCTTGAAGACAAAGGAGGTGAAAGAAGCCATTAAAAACttaattgcttttaattaatcaaatttaattaattaattaattaattaatgagggATGAAGTAAAATTAGGAATGAAGtaaaattttaatgtttcatTAAAATGTTGACAAAATGTTGACTAGGGATGAAGAAAAATGGTCGCATGTTGAGCAATCAATAAATTAGTTTCCAGGACACTGATGTCTATTTTCAAATAGATTGATTTATACTGTAGAGAGAGGTTATTGTTCTGATCCCAGATTGGAGATGCCCTCAGTTGGTGGTCGAGGCAGGCGACTCATGGAATGAGACAGTGTGGGAAGATCTTATCTTTTTGAGGAGGGGAGGTGGCTTCGAGCTGGATTTTGCAAATGTGTGGGTGAGGAGGAGTCTATCTGGAGAGGTTTCCATGCACCATCCAAATCTATTCTGTTGACAAGGGCACAAAAAGGCTGTAGTTGGCATCTGTTTCCTTGTCACCAATGTATATCTTAGACATGCCATTTCATTTAAAAGTCTCAAGAACCTACAGTTGCAGCTTCACATGCTTTTTTATACAGTTGCAAATGTGTACTTGCAGGATGAGAACCCATCTGAGCTCTTTGGAATCAAAACACTGGAGAAAGTGGCTGAGATCCAGATTACTGCTCACTACTGCAAACCTGCCACATTGAGAgcttgctttccagactagtgttgccccAGAGCAACAAGATATGCTTGCACGACTTGTCATGCGCTCCTGTTTCCTCAGTCTATATACATTGCAGGAGATGATACAAAACAATCCACTATCCTTGTTGTCAAATCACAGTGTATTGCATAAGCAGATCAAGATACTGAGAAAATTTGAGCATgcactgggaatccctgttagaggtaacactgctGCCAATATACCTGTATCCCTATGTATTCATGAACTTTCACTTAATGTATCTCAAAGGAAATGAATGCAATGAACACAGCCTATGTCCGTACCAGTCCTCTCCAGATCTTCTCATGAATATGTGGaggttggtggggagg
Coding sequences within it:
- the LOC128329483 gene encoding olfactory receptor 8S1-like, with translation MENQTIITEFILLGLSGDPRLQIFLFFVFLIIYAMTILGNLVIMLVIWIKSTLHTPMFFFLSHLAFVDICYSSVTVPKMLENFIAKHKTISWEGCILQIFFFFQAACAEVFILSAMAYDRYVAICDPLHYTTIMKKEICRQLVGGAWVMGFLYAVINALPLLKLHFCQYNIIRHYSCEIPSLLLLSCDKTLINYVILLASSFLFGLTSFLFTLLSYIYIISTILKIHSAKGRSKAFSTCSSHLMVVVLFYGTGYLHYLKPSSSSSVILDQLFSIQYSISTPMLNPIIYSLKTKEVKEAIKNLIAFN